A portion of the Cystobacter ferrugineus genome contains these proteins:
- a CDS encoding AAA family ATPase — protein MSGTTPLDAMPDVLIITGIMAAGKSTVAQALAERLPRSVHVRGDIFRRMIVGGREEMTPEAAPEAERQLTLRYELAATVADGYARAGFKVVYQDLLLGTYLEKAVNRLRSWRPGVVVLCPAPAVAAARDEARAKTGYGAWSAEAFDRLFRAETPRLGLWVDNSGLTLDETVDFILDRLEQVRNGLPRPAP, from the coding sequence ATGAGCGGAACAACACCCCTCGATGCGATGCCGGACGTGCTGATCATCACGGGCATCATGGCGGCGGGAAAATCCACTGTGGCCCAGGCACTGGCCGAGCGGTTGCCGAGGAGCGTCCATGTGCGCGGCGACATCTTCCGGCGCATGATCGTCGGAGGGCGTGAGGAGATGACGCCAGAGGCTGCCCCCGAGGCGGAGAGGCAACTCACCCTCCGTTATGAACTCGCGGCCACGGTCGCGGATGGGTATGCGCGCGCGGGATTCAAGGTCGTCTACCAGGATCTGCTCCTCGGCACCTATCTCGAGAAGGCGGTGAACCGGCTTCGCTCCTGGCGGCCCGGCGTGGTCGTCCTCTGCCCAGCCCCCGCGGTCGCCGCCGCACGCGACGAAGCCCGCGCCAAGACAGGCTACGGAGCCTGGAGCGCTGAAGCCTTCGACCGTCTCTTTCGAGCCGAGACGCCTCGGCTCGGCCTCTGGGTGGACAACTCAGGGCTGACGCTCGACGAGACGGTCGACTTCATCCTCGACCGTCTGGAGCAGGTACGGAACGGACTCCCGCGACCCGCTCCGTAG